In the genome of Gammaproteobacteria bacterium, one region contains:
- the lptC gene encoding LPS export ABC transporter periplasmic protein LptC has translation MAFSRGLQPTLIIALLLAVVVILWLTETEQQLRNADTSALLNEEADYYMENFRLSETDEQGKLTKQLSGSRLAHFADRHTELQSPDITILQDDQPLWRLTAEQGSLLKGQLTLNHNVRIEQLADHAARYLQVETDQLNVDMNTRTSYAPGLVQIYYASATIQAHGMHLLFDSRQMQLHSKVRGTYVQP, from the coding sequence ATGGCGTTTTCCCGTGGCCTGCAGCCCACCCTGATCATTGCGCTTTTGCTGGCGGTCGTCGTCATTCTGTGGCTGACGGAAACCGAACAGCAGTTGCGCAATGCTGACACCAGCGCGCTGCTGAACGAGGAAGCGGATTACTACATGGAAAATTTTCGCCTCAGCGAAACCGATGAACAGGGCAAGCTGACCAAGCAGTTGAGCGGTTCGCGCCTGGCTCATTTTGCCGATCGCCACACGGAACTGCAGTCACCCGACATCACCATTCTGCAAGACGACCAGCCGCTGTGGCGCCTGACCGCCGAACAGGGTTCACTGCTGAAAGGCCAGCTCACACTCAACCACAATGTCCGCATCGAACAACTGGCCGACCATGCCGCGCGCTACCTGCAGGTCGAAACCGATCAACTCAATGTCGACATGAATACCCGCACCAGCTACGCACCTGGGCTGGTACAGATTTACTACGCTTCGGCCACGATTCAAGCCCACGGCATGCACCTGTTGTTCGACAGCCGACAAATGCAACTGCACTCCAAGGTACGAGGCACCTATGTTCAGCCGTAA